TTTTTCAATCACTTGATGCAACGTAATAAAACCTATATCGCTATAAACAACTTTCGTCCCTGTCCGATATTCCAAAGGCTTAGCAAAAATTTGTGTCATCACTTGCTCTGCTGACCATTGCTTTTTGTAAAATGGCTGATGCGCTGGCAAACCTGAAGTATGCGTGAGCAAATGCTTTAACGTCACCTCCTTCTTACCGTTCTGGGCAAAATCCGGCAAGAAAAAGGGGACAGGGTCGTCTAAACGAATTTCCCCATCATCAATCAGCTTTAACACTGCCGGCATTGTCGCTACGACCTTCGTCAAAGAAGCCAAATCAAAGACAGTATCCACTTCCATCGGTGCCTCGTAAGGATAGACCATTCGATGCCCGACAGCTTCCTTCACGATGACCTTCCCCTCATGTGACACAACCATAGCGGCTCCTGGAATATGACTTTGTGCAACTTCTTTTTGTAAAAAATGGATGAGAGCCTCTTTCATCAATGATCGCCTCCCTTTGTTCATTGATTGACTGCTAAAAAAAGATACAACCCCCCTTCCTTAAATTAAGTCGAAGGTTGCCTCTCTGTTCAATCATCACTCCTCTTCCCGGACTTGTTTCTATAAATCTTTCTTCATTACATGAAATTTTCGTGTAATACGAAAGCCAGCTTTCCCGTAAAGAATACCTGCGCTTGTTTTTTCACCCGTCCATAAAAACCAAGCACCGTGTAAGCCTTCAGCTTTCATTTTCTGCAAGCATAGGTGTAATAAAATTTTCCCTAGCTTCTTCCCTTGCTCTGCAGGATCTACACCAAACGGTCCGAAGCGCTCTCGTACACCTTCATACCCCCCAAACATGCAGAAACCGACAACTTCTCGCTCTTTTCTAGCGACAATGATTCGATTTAACGGCAAGCCTTGCAAGATTCCTTCACGAATAGCTCTGCCCCAATCTGGGTTAAAGGTACAATTGGCAAATTGAATCAATTCATAAAGGTCTTGATCAGCTGCGAGCGTAAAAGAATATCCTTCTGCTTCTCTTTTGTCCACAAGTACTTTGATGTCGTCTGTTAGCTGAAAATCAACTAAACTTCGATCCATTGCTACCGGTGAATACAGTTTTTGAAACCCTTGGGCCAACAAAAAATGATACCCTGCAGAATATGATTCCTCGTCAATACCCGGTATAATATAATTTGGTGCATAAGAAGCAAAGAAAAGGTTTTGTCTACCATTCCTTTTCAAAAAATCTGTTGCTTCTCTCAGCAAAAATGTGCCGATACCTCTTTGACGATAAGCCTCATCCACAAAGAAAAACGGAATCCAACCATTCTCTCGTTCAACGTCGGTCCCTGTCATTGGCAGAAGCCGACGCACTGCATATACAACCCCAACAAGACGATTTCCATCAAAAGCCAAACGCATTCCTTCAGGGTCAAAATTAGCATCCAGTAGCACGAGATGCCGAAAACGTTTTGGCGTGATTGGATCTTTCCATAATGATTGATTCCAGAGCTGTAAGATGTCTCGTTCATCACCAGGCTCGTAATGTCGATACGTCACCATTCTTTTTCCTCCTTCAATACGACTCCGTTCATTTTATTGTTCGTATCACCTAAGACCTCAAGAATCCCATTCATTAGTGATAGAGCCAATAAGGTTGTGCTTGCTTCGTAAACTTTTCGAGTTGTTCATCACACGAATGGAGAAAATCTTTTGCCGTCCCGTCAAATAAATGCTTTCTTAACTGTTTAGTGCCGGCTAAGAGATCAAAAAAGAATTTACCATCTTCATTCTCGACAAATTGGAATTGTCTTGGATACATTTCTATGATCGTTTCTAATAGAAGAAGCCCGGCTTTTAAAGAGTGTAATTTAGTGCGATCAGTTAAATGAAGCTGCACCCCACCACAAACTTCACCTTGATATTTTTGGTAGGTAGGTAAAAATGACGTCGGTCGTGCAAGTAGGCCAGCTATATTAATTTCGTTCATGGCTTTAGCAAGCTTTTGTCCATCGATAAAAGGAGCGCCAATAACCTCAAAGGGCCTCACCGTTCCCCGGCCTTCAGAAAGGTTAGTGCCTTCAACTAAACATGTTCCTGTATATAAAATGTTCATATCGATGTTCGTCGTATTTGGCGAAGGGGGAATCCAAATCAAGCCCGTGTTATCGAAATACATGTCTCGCTTCCATCCTTGCATTGGAACTACAGTTAACTCGCAACAATATTTGAACTCGTGTTTATAGAGTAAAGCTAATTCTCCTACAGTTAATCCGTGCCGGTTCGGGAGTGGGAACATTCCGACAAAAGAACGTACGTCTTCTTCAACTAAATTCCCTTCCCTATCGCTCCCATTGACCGGATTAGGACGATCGAGCACAACAAAGTGCTTACCAAACTCAGCACAAGCTTCCATCACATAGGCCATCGTATAAATATACGTATAGTACCGTGAGCCAATATCCTGCAAATCAAAGACGATGACATCGACGTGATCAAGCATTTCTTTTGTCGGCTTCCTCGTCATTCCATAAAGACTATACACAGGCAAACCCGTAGAAGGGTCCACAGTAGAGCTCACCTTCTCTCCTTCCTTTGCATCTCCACGGATTCCATGCTCTGGTCCGTATAAGGTCGTTAGATGAACATCAGGGTGCTCGAAAAATAAATCGACAGAGGGGACGAGCCTCTCATTCACACCCGTCATATTCGTAACTAGACCAATCCGTTTTCCTTTGAAGTTTACATATTCGTGTGACAAAAAAATATCCAGTCCAAGTTTCAATGACATCCCTCACTTTTTTAATGTGCGCTAGTAGCTAAGTGCAACATCAAGTTACACAGCCAATTGGTTAACAAAAGCTCTTATTGCGTTTCCAGCCAACGATCATAAGCAGCCTGGTTCAGCTCAACTAACTCGTCAATCCCTAATTGCTGTAATGTTTCGACGTACTCGTCCCACGTCTCATCAATTGGTTGTGCGCCGGTGATAAACTTCGCTTCCATCTGTTCAAAATAACTGTCAATATCCGTTTTTAACATACTGATTCGCTGTTGCTCTTCGACCGTAAAATACACTTGCGGATAGGGCATTTTCGCATAAGGAATTAACTCTTCGTTCACCCATTCATAGATTTCGAGAATGGCAGAATTGCCGCCTTCTTTACTGTAAAACGCTTCTGTCAAAACCATAGGTACGCTCGTTCCTACACCAGGTGCATGCTGTGCATTCGTTTCTGTCGTACTTAAACCATCTTGTGATAAAAGAATCCATTGATCGTCTTCGTTCCATTCATATGTTTCTCCTTCAATTCCTAAACGAGACAGAATCGTTCCTTCTTCCGAATATAAATAGTCCAGCCAACGAATCGTCGCTTCTGGATGCGGGTTGTCTTTTGTAATCGCCGCTCGCCCACGGAAAACTTCGCTGTATTCAATGGTTTGTTTTATGTCGTTGACTTCACTCGTCATTGGCGGAAGAATCGGATAATTCAATGCATCGGCAGGGTCCTCAAATCCGACTTGTACAATTGGCCACGTAGAGAAAATGCCTGTCCGATCACCTTTTGCGACAAATTGCTCCCACGTATGTGAAAACATTTCGTTGTCTAACAATTCTTCCTCGTAAAGTCTATTCATATAAGTGAGGTAAGCTTTAAACTCATCTTGGACCCAAGCATATTCGACAACATCTCCGTCCGTATAGATACCTTCATTTTGTACAATACCAAAATTGGGTAACAAACCGACACGAAGGTCTGCTGGCGTATTGGCAGTAAGCGGTATGACTTCACCGACATTTCCAGGGTCTTCCTCTTTAATACGCTTTAATAGTTCGTAAAACGCTTCCATCGTCGCTGGTTTTTCGGCACCCATGGCTTGCAGCCACGGGCCATTCATCCACATGATCGGCGTTTTAGATGTCGGTGCTTGATCAAGCGCTGGCAACGCATAAATATGTCCATCCGGTGTTGTAATTGACGCTTCGAGCTCAGGATTTTCGTCTAATAGCTGTTGAATATGAGGTGCATATTGAGCGATTAAATCTTCCAAAGGAATTAACAATCCTTGAGAACCGTAGTCTACTTCTTCACCAGCAGTTAAATCCGCGCCGTAAAATAAATCTGGCAATTCCAAGCTCGCAAAGGCAAGCTGTTTATTTTGCACGAAATCCTCATTTGTTGCCGTTCGATAGTCAAATTGGATATTCGTCAATGCTTCCATGTCCTGAAAGAAGCCCATCTCTCCCCATTCTGGTTGAATCGGCGACCGTTTCCCCATCATTTCTAACGTAATCGGCTCTTCTACAATCGGATAGCCTGTTTCGTTAAAAGTTGCTAAAGTATCTCCCCCCGTTTCGTCAGCATTACTACAACCTGTAATCGCTATCACAATAACGGTCATCAGCATCCAAAAACTGCTCTTCCTGTTCAAATCAACCTCTCCCCTTTTATAAAAACTGCCAACCATGATCATGCATCGGGTGAAAGACTATTCCTTTAACGAACCTATCATCACACCTTGAATAAAGAATCGCTGTAAGAAGGGATAGATCATGAGTAACGGCGCGGCGGAAACAATCATTACCGCGTATTTAATGATGTCCGCAATTCTTGCATGTTCACTTAATGCTTCCACCGCTCCACTTTGTTGCATAAGCTCGGTCGTCAATTGTTGCTGCACGAGTATTTCACGCAGAAACAACTGTAATGGAAA
The window above is part of the Litoribacterium kuwaitense genome. Proteins encoded here:
- a CDS encoding GNAT family N-acetyltransferase; translation: MVTYRHYEPGDERDILQLWNQSLWKDPITPKRFRHLVLLDANFDPEGMRLAFDGNRLVGVVYAVRRLLPMTGTDVERENGWIPFFFVDEAYRQRGIGTFLLREATDFLKRNGRQNLFFASYAPNYIIPGIDEESYSAGYHFLLAQGFQKLYSPVAMDRSLVDFQLTDDIKVLVDKREAEGYSFTLAADQDLYELIQFANCTFNPDWGRAIREGILQGLPLNRIIVARKEREVVGFCMFGGYEGVRERFGPFGVDPAEQGKKLGKILLHLCLQKMKAEGLHGAWFLWTGEKTSAGILYGKAGFRITRKFHVMKKDL
- a CDS encoding exo-beta-N-acetylmuramidase NamZ family protein, yielding MKLGLDIFLSHEYVNFKGKRIGLVTNMTGVNERLVPSVDLFFEHPDVHLTTLYGPEHGIRGDAKEGEKVSSTVDPSTGLPVYSLYGMTRKPTKEMLDHVDVIVFDLQDIGSRYYTYIYTMAYVMEACAEFGKHFVVLDRPNPVNGSDREGNLVEEDVRSFVGMFPLPNRHGLTVGELALLYKHEFKYCCELTVVPMQGWKRDMYFDNTGLIWIPPSPNTTNIDMNILYTGTCLVEGTNLSEGRGTVRPFEVIGAPFIDGQKLAKAMNEINIAGLLARPTSFLPTYQKYQGEVCGGVQLHLTDRTKLHSLKAGLLLLETIIEMYPRQFQFVENEDGKFFFDLLAGTKQLRKHLFDGTAKDFLHSCDEQLEKFTKQAQPYWLYH
- a CDS encoding extracellular solute-binding protein, which codes for MNRKSSFWMLMTVIVIAITGCSNADETGGDTLATFNETGYPIVEEPITLEMMGKRSPIQPEWGEMGFFQDMEALTNIQFDYRTATNEDFVQNKQLAFASLELPDLFYGADLTAGEEVDYGSQGLLIPLEDLIAQYAPHIQQLLDENPELEASITTPDGHIYALPALDQAPTSKTPIMWMNGPWLQAMGAEKPATMEAFYELLKRIKEEDPGNVGEVIPLTANTPADLRVGLLPNFGIVQNEGIYTDGDVVEYAWVQDEFKAYLTYMNRLYEEELLDNEMFSHTWEQFVAKGDRTGIFSTWPIVQVGFEDPADALNYPILPPMTSEVNDIKQTIEYSEVFRGRAAITKDNPHPEATIRWLDYLYSEEGTILSRLGIEGETYEWNEDDQWILLSQDGLSTTETNAQHAPGVGTSVPMVLTEAFYSKEGGNSAILEIYEWVNEELIPYAKMPYPQVYFTVEEQQRISMLKTDIDSYFEQMEAKFITGAQPIDETWDEYVETLQQLGIDELVELNQAAYDRWLETQ